A window from Mesorhizobium sp. WSM2240 encodes these proteins:
- the minE gene encoding cell division topological specificity factor MinE codes for MRIFSFFSKQSSSAPKARERLQVLLAHERSSVGQSDLVVRLREEILSVIGKHVKIDRDKVTVKMDRGEKVSTLEIDVEIPLSAKLRAA; via the coding sequence ATGAGGATCTTCAGCTTCTTCAGCAAGCAGAGTTCGTCCGCTCCGAAGGCACGCGAGCGCCTGCAGGTTCTGCTCGCCCACGAGCGGTCATCGGTAGGTCAGTCGGACCTGGTGGTGCGCCTTCGGGAGGAAATTCTCTCAGTCATCGGCAAGCATGTGAAGATCGACCGGGACAAGGTCACCGTGAAGATGGACCGCGGAGAAAAGGTTTCGACACTGGAAATCGATGTCGAAATCCCCCTGTCCGCGAAACTGCGGGCGGCTTGA
- a CDS encoding metallophosphoesterase — MRKLAGLLGLHTNADRERRPRLRLDTAGIAIYAVGDVHGCLDQLLSLERAITADGKNLPSRKIIIMLGDYVDRGPASSQVIDHLLASPPAGFERICLAGNHEVVMLDYIDGRLGLADWMSMGAAATLLSYGIDLDRLVQVYRSSRQIDEVIRKTIPAAHIAFLRSLPILVEAKRFIFVHAGIRPEFDIERQSDYDLAFIRWEFFERAHLLKKYVVHGHTPVAEAKRDGMRVNIDTGAVFGGKLTALRIWQDRGLYLTS; from the coding sequence ATGAGAAAGCTGGCAGGGCTTCTGGGCCTGCACACAAATGCGGACAGGGAGCGCAGACCGCGACTGAGGCTGGATACCGCCGGCATCGCAATCTATGCGGTGGGCGACGTCCATGGCTGTCTCGACCAACTGCTTTCGCTCGAGCGCGCGATCACCGCGGACGGCAAGAATTTGCCGAGCCGCAAGATCATCATCATGCTTGGCGATTATGTCGACCGGGGTCCCGCCTCGTCGCAGGTCATCGACCACCTGCTCGCGTCGCCGCCCGCCGGCTTCGAGCGCATCTGCCTCGCCGGAAACCACGAAGTCGTGATGCTCGATTACATCGACGGGCGGCTGGGGCTGGCGGATTGGATGAGCATGGGCGCGGCAGCCACGCTGCTTTCCTATGGCATCGATCTCGATCGTCTCGTTCAGGTCTACCGATCGAGCCGGCAGATCGACGAGGTGATCAGGAAGACGATTCCGGCCGCCCATATCGCGTTCCTGCGATCGTTGCCGATCCTCGTCGAGGCCAAGCGCTTTATCTTCGTGCATGCCGGTATCCGGCCCGAGTTCGATATCGAGCGGCAGTCGGACTATGACCTCGCCTTCATCCGCTGGGAGTTTTTCGAACGGGCCCATCTGCTCAAGAAGTATGTGGTGCATGGCCACACGCCGGTTGCCGAGGCGAAGCGGGACGGCATGCGCGTCAACATAGACACCGGGGCGGTCTTCGGCGGCAAACTGACGGCGCTCCGCATCTGGCAGGACAGGGGACTTTACCTGACCAGCTGA
- a CDS encoding acyltransferase family protein yields MIVKPASPARDAVAPIGKMMSDRIKIARTLCIFFMTFVHVQAGIAENVYDRDAGFFDIVYFILTRMMGLSSVSLLSIVSGYFIVSSLLKAGAWRLDVSKFRTLVVPLVAWNLLMLALLAAYGVMSGNWRDMPEFSAIGVANALLALTGWPLVVPLWFLRDLFVCCLFAPILYQGLCRFPVATILLLVAFMLVGEDLYILQRPQLMLFFGLGMWLRIASASEEGIDRIANFLAIGLIAMAAVFLTIRIERILLSEMNDTLQLTLDTLLRVTMAAGFWKLTELIRRSALSEQFMRFEPYAFFLFCSHAILFNFGGIIFRRAFGNYGSDLFPITFFTLPCLAVIAAIIGLNVINRSALLIFLFNAGHRLRPRSAATLESAPAEAR; encoded by the coding sequence ATGATTGTTAAACCCGCCTCTCCCGCGCGCGACGCCGTCGCGCCAATCGGGAAGATGATGTCGGACCGCATAAAAATCGCGCGCACCCTCTGCATTTTCTTCATGACCTTCGTGCACGTCCAGGCGGGCATCGCCGAAAACGTTTATGACCGCGACGCCGGTTTCTTCGACATTGTCTACTTCATCCTGACGCGGATGATGGGGCTGAGTTCCGTTTCACTGCTCAGCATCGTCTCGGGCTATTTCATCGTTTCGAGCCTGCTCAAGGCCGGGGCATGGCGGTTGGACGTCTCCAAGTTTAGGACGCTCGTCGTGCCCCTGGTCGCCTGGAACCTGCTTATGCTGGCGCTTCTTGCCGCCTATGGCGTCATGTCCGGCAATTGGCGGGATATGCCTGAATTCAGCGCGATCGGCGTAGCCAATGCGCTCCTCGCTCTGACCGGCTGGCCGCTTGTCGTTCCGCTGTGGTTCCTGCGGGACCTGTTCGTCTGTTGCCTGTTCGCGCCGATCCTCTATCAGGGGCTGTGCCGCTTCCCGGTCGCGACCATCCTGCTGCTGGTCGCCTTCATGCTGGTCGGCGAGGACCTCTACATCCTGCAAAGGCCGCAGCTGATGCTGTTCTTCGGGCTCGGCATGTGGCTGCGCATCGCCAGCGCCAGCGAGGAGGGGATCGACCGCATCGCGAATTTCCTCGCCATCGGCCTCATTGCCATGGCGGCGGTTTTCCTCACCATCCGCATCGAGCGCATCTTGCTGTCCGAGATGAATGATACACTGCAGCTTACTCTCGACACGCTGCTGCGCGTGACGATGGCGGCGGGTTTCTGGAAGCTGACCGAACTCATCCGGCGATCCGCGCTGTCCGAACAGTTCATGCGGTTCGAGCCATATGCGTTCTTCTTGTTTTGCAGTCACGCGATCCTGTTCAATTTCGGCGGCATCATCTTCCGACGCGCGTTCGGAAACTACGGCTCGGATCTCTTCCCGATTACCTTTTTCACACTGCCCTGCCTCGCCGTCATCGCCGCAATTATCGGTCTGAACGTCATCAACCGCTCTGCATTGCTGATCTTCCTGTTCAATGCCGGCCACCGCCTGCGACCCCGTTCGGCCGCAACGCTGGAAAGCGCGCCAGCAGAAGCTCGGTGA
- a CDS encoding UTP--glucose-1-phosphate uridylyltransferase, translating into MKRVRKAVIPVAGLGTRFLPATKAMPKEMLTVVDRPVVQYAVDEALEAGIEHIVFVTGRNKHVIEDYFDIQPELLDTLTQSGKREQLASLQKMQLPAGAVSFTRQQAPHGLGHAVWCARDLVGDEPFALLLPDMVSFGKRGCLAGAMELYGQTGGNVIAVEQCDPTETNKYGIVGKGQDVGTGFAVTEMVEKPAPAVAPSNYYINGRYILQPEVFELLGTQERGAGNEIQLTDAMKRLAGSQPFHAHPFDGRMFDCGSKEGFIQANVAFALGRADIRDLVFGPIAEMIAAEERPAEAA; encoded by the coding sequence ATGAAAAGAGTCAGAAAAGCAGTGATACCGGTAGCCGGTCTCGGAACGCGGTTCCTTCCGGCCACAAAGGCCATGCCGAAGGAAATGCTGACCGTGGTCGATCGTCCCGTCGTGCAGTATGCCGTCGACGAGGCGCTGGAAGCCGGCATCGAGCACATCGTCTTCGTCACCGGGCGCAACAAGCACGTGATCGAGGATTATTTCGACATCCAGCCGGAACTGCTCGACACGCTGACCCAGTCGGGAAAACGCGAACAGCTCGCTTCGCTGCAGAAGATGCAGCTGCCGGCCGGGGCCGTGAGCTTCACCCGGCAGCAGGCGCCGCACGGCCTCGGCCACGCGGTCTGGTGTGCCCGCGATCTCGTAGGCGACGAGCCCTTCGCCCTGCTTCTGCCCGACATGGTATCGTTCGGAAAAAGAGGGTGTCTTGCCGGTGCGATGGAGCTTTACGGGCAGACCGGCGGCAATGTCATCGCCGTCGAGCAATGCGACCCGACCGAGACCAACAAATATGGCATAGTCGGCAAGGGCCAGGACGTCGGCACGGGGTTTGCCGTGACCGAGATGGTCGAGAAGCCGGCTCCGGCGGTTGCCCCCTCCAACTATTACATCAACGGCCGCTACATTCTACAGCCCGAAGTGTTCGAACTTCTCGGCACGCAAGAGCGAGGCGCTGGGAACGAGATCCAGCTCACCGACGCCATGAAGCGGCTCGCCGGCAGCCAGCCTTTCCATGCTCATCCGTTCGACGGGCGCATGTTCGACTGCGGCTCGAAGGAAGGCTTCATCCAGGCGAATGTGGCCTTCGCGCTCGGCCGCGCCGACATACGCGACCTCGTCTTCGGACCGATAGCCGAAATGATCGCCGCCGAGGAACGCCCCGCCGAAGCGGCCTGA
- the minD gene encoding septum site-determining protein MinD: MAKVIVVTSGKGGVGKTTSTAALGAALAQRNEKTVVVDFDVGLRNLDLVMGAERRVVYDLVNVIQGDAKLPQALIRDKRLETLYLLPASQTRDKDNLTAEGVKRVMDELKKSFDWIICDSPAGIERGATLAMRHADIAVVVTNPEVSSVRDSDRIIGLLDAKTARAERGERVEKHLLLTRYDANRAERGDMLKVDDVLEILSIPLLGIIPESMDVLRASNLGAPVTLADSRSAPALAYLDAARRLAGETIPITIPGERRGLFGKIFGRRAA, from the coding sequence ATGGCGAAAGTAATAGTGGTCACATCGGGCAAGGGAGGCGTCGGCAAGACGACTTCCACCGCCGCGCTCGGCGCCGCGCTGGCGCAGAGGAACGAGAAGACGGTCGTCGTGGATTTCGACGTCGGCCTGCGCAATCTCGACCTCGTCATGGGCGCGGAACGGCGGGTCGTCTACGATCTGGTCAATGTCATCCAGGGCGACGCGAAGCTGCCGCAGGCGCTGATCCGCGACAAGCGACTGGAGACTCTCTACCTGCTGCCGGCCTCGCAAACCCGCGACAAGGACAATCTGACGGCAGAGGGCGTCAAGCGAGTGATGGACGAGTTGAAGAAGTCTTTCGATTGGATCATATGCGACAGCCCCGCTGGAATTGAGCGGGGCGCGACCCTGGCGATGCGCCACGCCGATATCGCCGTCGTCGTGACGAATCCGGAAGTCTCGTCGGTACGTGATTCGGACCGCATCATTGGCCTTCTCGACGCCAAGACCGCCAGGGCCGAGCGCGGCGAACGGGTGGAAAAGCATCTTCTCCTTACCCGCTACGATGCAAACCGGGCCGAGCGCGGCGACATGCTGAAGGTCGATGACGTCCTCGAGATCCTGTCTATTCCTCTGCTCGGCATCATCCCCGAAAGCATGGATGTCCTGCGCGCCTCCAACCTCGGCGCACCGGTCACGCTCGCCGATAGTCGCAGTGCCCCTGCATTGGCCTATCTCGACGCCGCACGCCGGCTCGCAGGCGAAACCATACCCATTACAATTCCGGGCGAAAGGCGCGGTCTGTTCGGCAAGATTTTCGGACGGAGGGCGGCATGA
- a CDS encoding methyl-accepting chemotaxis protein has translation MSGSIEIGGAGTSLLRASLSRTGKWAGGLGVVGGFVADILSPLAPFAAYIALAAAVAALVLAAAIAFRLVLAATALPALVFASTTAAIAGGLFALQQASDAEDGVLAGLVPAIAGLQQSMGIVAASVERIEQTVTETAKTVETVKQTTQEVQQTTEKVEQKTEEIAANQAKQQEQADKLQATTEQIAVSIDAIADGFKVLAAQGGVIADPERPDEFYHNARVHELSGDMLNARKSYLAFAGFGVDAVDPYMRFATLLRVQDGKAGAREVLGALTDRNKTLALKLVHATQFEGAQRIERLNAFIAANPDYPPAYFALSEEFSEDRLGVQTLADKRSEATALARFTAYEKDGGLLSHFIDHTLLADWLERSRSRLAALGDVLDPARFMPRLTPMRSNQEWMITVSLPEPATAISWRLGGEGAFTETGFLALNDQTTGKPMPNPSFVVPDRTAADVIAIKYLDLRGRETGPFEIRFDPQAALSEGNKQILDQFWTSWIAFDAGSNAGYVYFTHMLSYRCAIKEVRYSFNGAALDKTIDIPPCDEKDPYAIPHDYRPYFEISKDISSMSVQVTYSDGTQSPVREFRR, from the coding sequence ATGTCGGGCAGCATCGAAATTGGCGGAGCAGGTACTTCGCTTCTGCGGGCATCGCTCAGCCGCACCGGCAAATGGGCGGGCGGCCTTGGTGTGGTCGGCGGATTCGTGGCCGACATCCTCAGTCCACTTGCTCCGTTCGCGGCCTATATCGCGCTTGCGGCCGCAGTTGCAGCGCTGGTTCTCGCGGCGGCGATCGCCTTCCGGCTGGTCCTTGCCGCAACGGCGTTGCCGGCCCTGGTATTTGCGTCGACGACTGCTGCGATAGCCGGCGGCCTGTTCGCCCTGCAGCAGGCAAGCGACGCCGAGGACGGCGTGCTGGCGGGCCTCGTCCCGGCCATTGCCGGGCTGCAGCAGTCGATGGGAATAGTTGCGGCAAGCGTCGAAAGAATCGAGCAGACGGTGACCGAAACGGCGAAGACCGTCGAGACGGTCAAGCAAACGACGCAAGAGGTCCAGCAAACCACGGAAAAGGTCGAACAGAAGACCGAGGAGATCGCCGCGAACCAGGCAAAGCAGCAGGAGCAGGCGGACAAGCTGCAGGCGACCACCGAACAGATCGCCGTGTCGATCGACGCGATAGCCGACGGTTTCAAGGTTCTGGCCGCGCAGGGCGGGGTGATCGCCGACCCCGAGCGCCCCGACGAATTCTATCACAATGCAAGGGTGCACGAGCTTTCCGGCGACATGCTCAATGCGCGGAAATCCTATTTGGCATTCGCCGGGTTCGGCGTGGATGCGGTCGATCCCTATATGCGCTTCGCAACGCTGCTCAGGGTCCAGGACGGCAAGGCCGGCGCACGCGAGGTGCTGGGCGCGCTCACCGACAGGAACAAGACGCTGGCGCTCAAGCTTGTCCACGCCACGCAGTTCGAAGGCGCGCAACGCATCGAAAGGCTGAACGCCTTCATCGCCGCCAATCCGGATTACCCGCCAGCCTATTTCGCCCTGTCGGAGGAGTTTTCCGAGGACCGGCTCGGCGTGCAAACGCTGGCCGACAAGCGCAGCGAGGCGACCGCCCTGGCCAGGTTCACGGCCTACGAAAAGGATGGCGGTCTGCTTTCCCATTTCATCGACCATACGCTTCTGGCCGACTGGCTGGAGCGCTCGCGCAGCCGGCTCGCCGCACTCGGCGATGTTCTCGATCCCGCGCGCTTCATGCCCAGGCTTACCCCGATGCGGTCCAACCAGGAATGGATGATAACCGTTTCGCTGCCGGAGCCGGCCACTGCAATCTCCTGGCGGCTGGGCGGCGAGGGCGCCTTCACAGAAACCGGGTTTCTGGCGCTGAACGATCAGACCACGGGAAAACCGATGCCCAATCCGAGCTTTGTGGTGCCGGACAGGACAGCCGCCGACGTCATCGCCATAAAATATCTGGACCTGCGGGGCCGCGAGACCGGTCCGTTCGAGATCCGCTTCGATCCGCAAGCGGCGCTATCGGAAGGCAACAAGCAGATCCTGGACCAGTTCTGGACGTCGTGGATCGCCTTCGACGCCGGCAGCAATGCGGGCTATGTCTATTTCACCCACATGCTTTCCTACCGTTGCGCGATCAAGGAAGTGCGCTACAGCTTCAACGGGGCCGCTCTCGACAAGACCATCGACATACCTCCTTGCGACGAAAAGGATCCGTATGCG
- a CDS encoding D-alanyl-D-alanine carboxypeptidase family protein — translation MFVLLAACSTTSTLEVPPPITAQTSPKYAAIVVDANSGAILFQANADQPRYPASLTKMMTLYMLFEALETGRISRDTLIPVSDYARGRPPTKMGFKRGQSVDVDTAIRALAVKSANDVAVAVAEFLGGTEEQFAQMMSVKARQLGMSGTIFRNASGLPDDQQRTTARDMALLGMALRRRFPSHYAYFSSTSFSYNGRTIRGHNDLIGKVDGVDGIKTGYIRASGYNVATSVSRDGRRIVVVVMGGESAKSRNDHVHELIVRYLPGARPGV, via the coding sequence ATGTTTGTGCTGCTTGCCGCTTGCTCGACGACAAGCACGCTCGAAGTGCCTCCACCGATAACGGCTCAGACTTCGCCGAAATATGCGGCAATCGTGGTGGACGCCAATAGCGGCGCCATCCTGTTCCAGGCGAATGCCGACCAGCCGCGCTATCCGGCCTCGCTGACCAAGATGATGACGCTCTACATGCTGTTTGAGGCTCTCGAGACCGGCCGCATCTCGCGCGACACGCTCATTCCCGTTTCGGACTACGCCAGAGGGCGGCCGCCGACAAAGATGGGCTTCAAGCGCGGCCAGTCCGTCGATGTGGATACTGCGATACGCGCGCTTGCGGTGAAGTCGGCCAATGACGTGGCGGTAGCCGTGGCCGAGTTCCTCGGCGGCACTGAAGAGCAATTCGCGCAAATGATGAGCGTAAAGGCGCGGCAGCTCGGCATGAGCGGCACCATTTTCCGGAATGCGTCAGGGCTGCCGGACGACCAGCAGCGCACCACCGCGCGCGACATGGCGTTGCTTGGCATGGCATTGCGCCGGCGCTTTCCGTCGCACTATGCGTATTTCTCCAGCACGAGCTTCAGCTATAACGGCCGGACAATCCGCGGCCATAACGACCTTATAGGCAAGGTCGACGGCGTCGACGGCATCAAGACCGGCTATATTCGCGCCTCCGGCTACAATGTCGCAACTTCCGTGAGCCGCGACGGCCGCAGGATAGTCGTCGTCGTCATGGGCGGTGAAAGCGCGAAAAGCCGCAACGACCATGTGCATGAACTCATCGTCCGTTATCTTCCAGGCGCCAGGCCGGGCGTTTAG
- a CDS encoding glycosyltransferase family 2 protein, producing MQPDVSFVIAAFNAERSIARAIESALAQQDVTVEVVVVDDCSSDRTVEIARSFPAEQVRVVELEKNRGPGGARNAGIGVARGRWIAVLDSDDAVYPDRLGRMVRHAERFDAQIAVDNLDVVQEASGAKATMFAPMLLERFPELGVADFIAANLLFEETFSFGYMKPIFERRFIEKKALRYDEQLRIGEDYIFLASALASGGRCVVDPRPGYAYHIRSGSISRVLELHHVEAMLAADAAFLREHPLDATAQAVQARRTRSLEQAASFLTLVQHLKQRAPLKAMRAALRDPMAVRHLRMPIAARLRRLGMPFHFGKALDQTG from the coding sequence ATGCAGCCTGACGTGAGCTTCGTGATTGCGGCATTCAACGCGGAGCGGTCGATCGCGCGCGCCATCGAAAGCGCGCTCGCGCAGCAGGATGTGACCGTTGAGGTAGTGGTCGTCGACGATTGTTCGAGCGACCGCACTGTCGAGATCGCCCGCTCCTTTCCGGCTGAACAGGTGCGGGTTGTCGAGCTCGAAAAGAACCGAGGCCCCGGCGGCGCGCGCAACGCCGGGATCGGCGTCGCTCGCGGCCGCTGGATCGCGGTGCTCGATTCCGATGACGCGGTGTACCCGGACCGGCTTGGCCGCATGGTCCGACACGCCGAAAGGTTCGATGCCCAGATCGCGGTCGACAATCTCGATGTGGTGCAGGAGGCGAGCGGCGCGAAAGCGACCATGTTTGCGCCAATGCTGCTCGAAAGATTTCCCGAACTCGGTGTTGCCGATTTCATCGCGGCGAACCTGCTGTTCGAGGAGACTTTCTCGTTCGGGTACATGAAGCCGATCTTCGAACGGCGCTTTATCGAAAAGAAGGCGCTGCGGTATGACGAGCAGTTGCGCATCGGCGAGGACTATATTTTCCTTGCCTCGGCTCTCGCGAGTGGCGGCCGCTGCGTCGTCGATCCCCGGCCGGGCTACGCTTATCATATCCGCTCGGGATCGATCTCGCGCGTGCTGGAACTGCACCATGTCGAAGCGATGCTGGCGGCCGACGCAGCATTCCTGCGGGAGCATCCGCTGGACGCCACGGCGCAAGCCGTGCAGGCGAGGCGCACCCGCAGCCTTGAGCAGGCTGCATCCTTTCTCACGCTCGTTCAGCACCTGAAGCAGCGCGCGCCGTTGAAGGCGATGAGAGCCGCCCTGCGCGACCCGATGGCGGTCAGGCATCTGAGAATGCCGATAGCAGCCAGGCTGCGGCGGCTGGGCATGCCTTTCCACTTCGGAAAGGCGCTCGATCAGACCGGATAG
- the minC gene encoding septum site-determining protein MinC has product MTKVLTDTRPIRLKGRSFLALVLTPELPFDGWLARLDDLAARSAGFFLRRPIVLDVEGLEIDRSQLKELIGELGNRSVRVLAVDGARSSLLGVDLPPALTGGREASDFETPAAEATVDADRGRSEPSVQALEPQPVRAMPSIIISQPVRSGQSIVFPEGDVTIVGSVASGAEIVAGGSIHVYGTLRGRALAGSVGNSSARIFCSKLEAELLAIDGLYKTADDMEPGLRGQAVQLWLEGDAIVAKTLN; this is encoded by the coding sequence ATGACCAAAGTGCTAACCGATACCCGCCCCATCCGCCTTAAAGGCCGCTCCTTCCTCGCGCTCGTGCTTACCCCGGAACTGCCCTTCGACGGCTGGCTGGCGCGACTCGACGATCTGGCTGCTCGTTCGGCGGGCTTTTTCCTGCGACGGCCGATCGTTCTCGACGTCGAAGGTCTCGAAATCGACCGGTCGCAGTTGAAGGAACTGATCGGCGAACTTGGTAACCGCAGCGTGCGGGTGCTGGCGGTCGATGGCGCGCGTTCGTCGCTGCTCGGCGTCGACCTACCCCCTGCCCTGACGGGCGGGCGGGAGGCGTCGGATTTTGAAACTCCGGCGGCAGAAGCGACCGTCGACGCAGACCGCGGCAGATCCGAACCGTCCGTTCAGGCTCTTGAGCCGCAGCCAGTCAGGGCAATGCCCTCGATCATCATCAGTCAACCGGTGCGTTCCGGGCAGTCGATCGTATTCCCCGAAGGCGATGTGACCATTGTCGGATCAGTGGCATCCGGCGCGGAAATCGTCGCCGGCGGTTCGATCCATGTCTACGGAACTTTGCGGGGACGGGCGTTGGCAGGGTCGGTGGGCAACTCTTCGGCGCGCATCTTCTGCAGCAAGCTCGAGGCGGAGCTTCTGGCGATCGATGGACTCTACAAGACCGCTGACGACATGGAACCCGGGCTTCGCGGACAGGCTGTCCAGCTCTGGCTCGAAGGCGATGCGATCGTGGCTAAGACACTCAATTGA
- a CDS encoding polysaccharide biosynthesis tyrosine autokinase — protein sequence MASEDADRFIDLERLATIAIRQARVVVLCAAIGLVLGVLYLFFTPAEYTAATRILLDDSLTKFAEEKDTGPVRMQADSMVSTEVEILKSARLARTVVLAEKLHENEAFLNPPRSPITWAKGQVKSITGLFSFDPPPSATSVENAKIGKAVALLQNGLAAERAGRSYVIDVAFRSHDRKLAGAITRAYAEAYLSDQLDANFDATQRATIWLQGRLDELRDSSQAAALEVEKFRAENGLTSARGELISEQQLSDLNSQLILAQADTANALGRYSQFKSIIDSGPENAVRNATIPSDKGNSAVITDLKARYLNVTKREQEISARFGEDHAQAVALRREQADLEGRIFQELNRITESYRNEYEVAKARETSLRDNVGQMAGLSSETSQSLVQLRELEQKSAALSTLYQAFLARHEEASQQRSFPIAEARVISEANDPVAASSPRKSMVLGLSLVLGLFGGAAVGAFQEFRERFFRTGDDVRSALNINFLGYLPVVGARLTAAGKSNDAGAKQQPREQSGSVTPRILRVAINAPASSFAETLRNAKIASDVVLQGKPCKVIGFVSVLPHEGKTTVAANFAGLLASHGARTLLIDGDLRNPGLSRGLSLAPDKGLVEAIVGDQPWRSTVMVDRSTRLAIIPAVVRGRLSHTSELLSGPGMRDLIEDARTAYDYIIVDLPPLGPVVDAKAFAPLVDGFVMVAEWGATPRALVRATLQAEPQVAAKTLGIILNKTDMKRLARYGSFGGSEQYLDRYSSYYVEQVGMNGKA from the coding sequence ATGGCATCGGAGGATGCGGACCGATTCATCGACCTGGAGCGGCTGGCCACGATTGCGATCCGGCAGGCGAGGGTCGTAGTGCTTTGCGCGGCGATCGGCCTTGTGCTCGGCGTTCTCTATCTTTTCTTCACGCCGGCGGAATACACCGCCGCGACGCGCATCCTGCTCGACGACAGCTTGACCAAATTCGCGGAGGAGAAGGATACGGGCCCTGTTCGTATGCAGGCCGATTCGATGGTTTCCACCGAGGTCGAGATTCTGAAGTCGGCCCGTCTTGCCCGCACCGTCGTGCTAGCCGAGAAACTGCATGAGAACGAGGCCTTCCTGAACCCGCCCCGGTCGCCGATCACATGGGCGAAGGGCCAGGTAAAGAGCATTACCGGGCTGTTTTCCTTCGATCCGCCGCCTTCCGCCACTTCGGTCGAGAACGCCAAGATCGGCAAGGCAGTGGCGCTTCTGCAAAACGGGCTCGCAGCCGAGCGGGCCGGGCGCAGCTATGTCATCGACGTTGCGTTCCGCTCCCATGATCGCAAGCTTGCCGGCGCGATCACGCGCGCCTATGCGGAGGCCTATCTTTCCGACCAGCTCGACGCCAATTTCGACGCCACCCAGCGCGCTACGATCTGGCTTCAGGGAAGGCTCGACGAATTGCGCGACAGTTCGCAGGCCGCGGCCTTGGAGGTTGAAAAGTTCCGCGCGGAAAACGGGCTGACCTCGGCGCGCGGCGAGCTGATTTCCGAGCAGCAGCTCTCCGATCTGAACAGCCAGCTTATCCTTGCACAAGCCGATACGGCCAATGCACTCGGGCGTTACAGTCAATTCAAGTCGATCATCGACAGCGGTCCTGAAAACGCCGTCAGGAATGCGACGATCCCCTCCGACAAGGGCAACAGCGCTGTCATCACCGACCTCAAGGCGCGTTATCTAAACGTCACCAAACGCGAGCAGGAGATATCCGCGCGCTTCGGCGAAGACCATGCCCAGGCGGTCGCGCTGCGGCGCGAGCAGGCAGACCTGGAAGGGCGGATCTTCCAGGAACTGAATCGGATCACCGAGAGCTATCGCAACGAATACGAGGTGGCCAAGGCGCGCGAAACCTCGTTGCGCGACAATGTCGGCCAGATGGCCGGCCTGAGTTCGGAAACCAGTCAGTCGCTGGTGCAACTGCGCGAACTGGAGCAGAAGTCCGCCGCTCTTTCGACGCTCTACCAGGCCTTCCTGGCGCGCCATGAGGAGGCTTCGCAGCAGCGCTCGTTTCCCATTGCCGAGGCGCGCGTGATCTCGGAGGCCAACGATCCCGTGGCGGCGTCGAGCCCACGCAAAAGCATGGTGCTGGGCCTTTCGCTTGTGCTGGGGCTCTTCGGTGGCGCCGCTGTCGGAGCCTTCCAGGAGTTTCGCGAGCGGTTTTTCCGAACCGGCGACGACGTCCGCTCCGCACTCAACATCAACTTCCTCGGCTACCTTCCGGTCGTCGGCGCCCGACTTACGGCGGCGGGCAAGTCGAACGACGCCGGCGCAAAACAGCAGCCGCGGGAACAATCCGGCTCCGTCACTCCACGCATATTGCGGGTCGCCATCAACGCGCCGGCCTCCTCGTTCGCCGAAACGCTCCGCAACGCCAAGATCGCCAGCGACGTCGTTCTGCAGGGCAAGCCGTGCAAGGTGATCGGGTTCGTCTCGGTACTGCCGCATGAGGGCAAGACGACGGTTGCAGCGAATTTCGCCGGCCTGCTCGCTTCCCATGGCGCAAGGACGCTGCTGATCGACGGCGACCTCCGGAATCCCGGGCTGAGCCGCGGCCTGTCGCTGGCCCCCGATAAGGGGCTGGTCGAGGCGATCGTCGGCGACCAGCCCTGGCGAAGCACCGTGATGGTGGACCGCTCGACCAGGCTCGCCATCATCCCCGCCGTTGTGCGCGGACGCCTGTCGCACACCAGCGAACTGCTTTCGGGGCCCGGCATGCGTGACCTTATCGAAGACGCGCGCACGGCGTACGACTACATCATCGTCGACCTGCCGCCGCTCGGACCGGTCGTGGACGCCAAGGCATTCGCTCCGCTGGTGGACGGCTTCGTGATGGTGGCCGAATGGGGCGCAACGCCGCGCGCCCTGGTTCGCGCCACGCTGCAGGCAGAACCGCAGGTCGCGGCCAAAACGCTCGGCATCATCCTCAACAAGACGGACATGAAGAGGCTGGCGCGCTACGGGTCGTTTGGCGGCTCGGAGCAGTATCTCGACCGCTACTCCTCCTACTATGTCGAGCAGGTCGGCATGAACGGAAAGGCCTGA